A stretch of Microbacterium caowuchunii DNA encodes these proteins:
- the dnaE gene encoding DNA polymerase III subunit alpha, whose translation MAADSFVHLHVHSEYSMLDGAARIGPMVQEASRLGMPAIAVTDHGNTFAAYEFYKTAKAAGINPIVGIEAYVTPGTHRSDKSRVRWGSPEQSGDDVSGSGAYTHMTLLSQTSEGMHNLFRLSSKASIEGYYFKPRMDRELLQTYSTGLIATTGCPSGEVQTRLRLGQYDAARAAAAEFQDIFGKENYFAEIMDHGLSIERRVMTDLLRLSKDLDIPLVATNDSHYTHQHDSTSHAALLCVQSGSTLDDPKRFKFDGDGYYIKSPAEMRQIFRDHPEACDNTLLIAERCNVEFNTSANYMPRFPVPDGETEESWFIKEVENGLNERYPNGIPEDVRRQAEYETEVIVQMGFPGYFLVVADFINWAKKNGIRVGPGRGSGAGSMAAYAMKITDLDPLQHGLIFERFLNPDRVSMPDFDVDFDDRRRAEVIQYVTEKYGDERVAQIVTYGTIKAKQALKDAGRVLGFPFSMGDRLTKAMPPAVMGKDMPLDGMFDPQHPRYKEASEFRSVIETDPEAKTVFDTAVGLENLKRQWGVHAAGVIMSSDPLIDIIPIMRREQDGQIVTQFDYPACESLGLIKMDFLGLRNLTIINDALDNIAANRGFPLVLEDLTLDDQASYELLSRGDTLGVFQLDGGPMRSLLRLMKPDNFEDISAVIALYRPGPMGANSHINYALRKNGQQEITPIHEEFRESLADILNTSYGLIIYQEQVMAIAQRVAGFSLGQADILRRAMGKKKKSELDKQFAGFQAGMHANGYSDEAVQKLWEILLPFSDYAFNKAHSAAYGLVSYWTAYLKAHYPAEYMAALLTSVGDSKDKMAIYLNECRRMGIKVLPPDVGESIKYFAAVGEDIRFGLGAVRNVGSNVVESIIEARAESRFTSFHDFLNKVPVHVANKRTVESLIKAGAFDSLGNTRRALLEIHEDATEQAVLDKRREAHGEVGFDFDSLWDEPQQVTKVPERPEWTKKDKLAFEREMLGLYVSDHPLAGLEIPLAKHASIGIHDLLASEDLPDGEQVTIAGLVTNVQHRVAKASGNPYGMITVEDFNGEITVMFMGKTYLEFQSQLVADSILVVRGRVSRRDDGMNLHAQSCFSPDLGAVDAAGALVLVMPEQRATQSVVEDLAAVLRRHRGDTEVTLKLHRDGMAKIFEVPHPVSVSADLFGDLKGLLGPNCLG comes from the coding sequence GTGGCAGCAGACTCCTTCGTACACCTTCACGTGCACAGCGAGTACTCGATGCTCGACGGAGCCGCCCGTATCGGTCCCATGGTGCAGGAGGCGTCCCGGCTCGGGATGCCCGCCATCGCGGTCACGGACCACGGCAACACGTTCGCCGCTTACGAGTTCTACAAGACCGCGAAGGCCGCGGGCATCAACCCCATCGTGGGGATCGAGGCCTACGTCACCCCCGGGACCCACCGCTCCGACAAGTCCCGCGTGCGCTGGGGGAGCCCCGAGCAGTCCGGCGACGACGTCTCCGGCTCCGGTGCGTACACGCACATGACCCTGCTCTCGCAGACCAGCGAGGGCATGCACAACCTCTTCCGGCTGTCCTCCAAGGCCAGCATCGAGGGGTACTACTTCAAGCCGCGCATGGACCGCGAACTCCTGCAGACCTATTCCACAGGGCTCATCGCGACCACCGGATGCCCCTCCGGCGAAGTGCAGACCCGGCTCCGCCTCGGTCAGTACGACGCTGCGCGTGCTGCAGCCGCCGAGTTCCAGGACATCTTCGGCAAGGAGAACTACTTCGCCGAGATCATGGACCACGGGCTGTCCATCGAGCGGCGCGTGATGACGGATCTCCTGCGGCTGTCGAAGGATCTCGACATCCCGCTCGTCGCGACGAACGACTCGCACTACACGCACCAGCACGACTCCACCAGCCACGCGGCGCTCCTGTGCGTGCAGTCCGGATCGACGCTCGACGATCCCAAGCGTTTCAAGTTCGACGGCGACGGCTACTACATCAAGTCCCCGGCCGAGATGCGGCAGATCTTCCGCGACCACCCGGAGGCATGCGACAACACGCTGCTGATCGCCGAGCGGTGCAACGTCGAGTTCAACACCAGCGCGAACTACATGCCGCGCTTCCCCGTGCCGGACGGCGAGACCGAGGAGTCCTGGTTCATCAAGGAGGTCGAGAACGGCCTCAACGAGCGCTACCCGAACGGCATCCCCGAGGACGTGCGCCGTCAGGCGGAGTACGAGACCGAGGTCATCGTGCAGATGGGCTTCCCGGGCTACTTCCTCGTCGTCGCCGACTTCATCAACTGGGCGAAGAAGAACGGGATCCGGGTGGGTCCCGGGCGTGGGTCCGGCGCCGGGTCCATGGCCGCCTACGCCATGAAGATCACCGACCTCGATCCGCTCCAGCACGGCCTCATCTTCGAGCGCTTCCTGAACCCGGACCGCGTCTCGATGCCCGACTTCGACGTCGACTTCGACGACCGCCGGCGCGCCGAGGTGATCCAGTACGTCACGGAGAAGTACGGCGACGAGCGTGTCGCGCAGATCGTCACCTACGGCACGATCAAGGCCAAGCAGGCGCTGAAGGATGCCGGGCGCGTGCTCGGGTTCCCGTTCAGCATGGGGGACCGGCTGACCAAGGCGATGCCGCCGGCCGTGATGGGCAAGGACATGCCGCTGGACGGCATGTTCGACCCCCAGCACCCCCGGTACAAGGAGGCGTCCGAGTTCCGGAGCGTCATCGAGACCGACCCCGAGGCCAAGACCGTGTTCGACACGGCGGTGGGCCTGGAGAACCTGAAGCGCCAGTGGGGCGTGCACGCCGCGGGTGTGATCATGTCCAGCGATCCGCTGATCGACATCATCCCGATCATGCGCCGCGAGCAGGACGGCCAGATCGTCACCCAGTTCGACTACCCGGCGTGCGAGTCGCTCGGGCTCATCAAGATGGACTTCCTGGGGCTGCGCAACCTCACGATCATCAACGATGCGCTCGACAACATCGCCGCCAACCGCGGCTTCCCGCTCGTGCTGGAGGATCTGACCCTCGACGACCAGGCGTCCTACGAGCTGCTCTCCCGCGGAGACACGCTGGGTGTCTTCCAGCTCGACGGCGGCCCGATGCGGTCGCTGCTGCGTCTCATGAAGCCGGACAACTTCGAGGACATCTCGGCCGTCATCGCGCTCTACCGCCCCGGCCCCATGGGCGCGAACTCGCACATCAACTACGCGCTGCGCAAGAACGGGCAGCAGGAGATCACGCCGATCCACGAGGAGTTCCGGGAGTCGCTCGCCGACATCCTGAACACCAGCTACGGCCTCATCATCTACCAGGAGCAGGTGATGGCGATCGCGCAGCGGGTCGCCGGATTCAGCCTCGGCCAGGCCGACATCCTGCGCCGCGCGATGGGTAAGAAGAAGAAGTCCGAGCTGGACAAGCAGTTCGCCGGGTTCCAGGCGGGCATGCACGCCAACGGCTACTCGGACGAGGCCGTGCAGAAGCTCTGGGAGATCCTCCTGCCCTTCTCGGACTACGCCTTCAACAAGGCGCACTCCGCGGCCTACGGCCTCGTGTCGTACTGGACGGCCTACCTCAAAGCGCACTATCCCGCCGAGTACATGGCGGCGCTGCTCACGAGCGTCGGCGACTCCAAGGACAAGATGGCGATCTACCTCAACGAGTGCCGACGGATGGGGATCAAGGTCCTCCCGCCGGACGTGGGGGAGTCCATCAAGTACTTCGCGGCCGTCGGCGAGGACATCCGCTTCGGGCTCGGCGCGGTGCGCAACGTCGGATCGAACGTCGTCGAGTCGATCATCGAGGCACGCGCCGAGAGCCGGTTCACGTCGTTCCACGACTTCCTGAACAAGGTGCCCGTGCACGTCGCGAACAAGCGCACGGTGGAATCCCTCATCAAGGCGGGGGCGTTCGACTCGCTCGGCAACACCCGCCGGGCGCTCCTGGAGATCCACGAGGACGCCACCGAGCAGGCCGTGCTGGACAAGCGCCGGGAGGCGCACGGCGAGGTCGGGTTCGACTTCGACAGCCTGTGGGACGAGCCGCAGCAGGTGACCAAGGTTCCCGAACGTCCGGAGTGGACCAAGAAGGACAAGCTCGCTTTCGAACGCGAGATGCTGGGCCTGTACGTGTCCGATCACCCCCTCGCGGGGCTCGAGATCCCGCTCGCGAAGCACGCGTCCATCGGTATCCACGACCTGTTGGCCTCCGAGGACCTCCCCGACGGAGAGCAGGTCACGATCGCCGGGCTCGTCACGAACGTGCAGCACCGCGTGGCCAAGGCGAGCGGCAATCCGTACGGCATGATCACCGTCGAGGACTTCAACGGCGAGATCACCGTGATGTTCATGGGCAAGACGTATCTCGAGTTCCAGTCGCAGCTCGTGGCCGACTCCATCCTCGTCGTCCGTGGCCGGGTGTCCCGCCGTGACGATGGGATGAACCTGCACGCGCAGAGCTGTTTCTCGCCGGATCTCGGGGCGGTGGATGCGGCCGGCGCCCTCGTGCTCGTGATGCCGGAGCAGCGCGCGACCCAGAGCGTCGTGGAGGATCTCGCGGCGGTGCTGCGCCGTCACCGCGGCGACACCGAGGTGACCCTGAAGCTCCACCGCGACGGCATGGCCAAGATCTTCGAGGTCCCGCACCCGGTGTCGGTGAGCGCGGATCTCTTCGGCGATCTCAAGGGCCTGCTCGGCCCGAACTGCCTGGGCTGA
- a CDS encoding NUDIX hydrolase, giving the protein MATPDFILELRRMVGTHPLTLTGVTAVIVRGDRVLLGRRVDNGALTPITGIVDPHEEPADAARREALEEAAVTIRVDRLAWVHQIPRVTYENGDRTDYLDLTFRCTWLSGDPYPADGEMTEVGWFPFDDLGEVDADMRERIAMALQDGPSRFEGGR; this is encoded by the coding sequence ATGGCCACCCCGGACTTCATCCTCGAACTGCGCCGCATGGTCGGCACCCATCCCCTCACGCTCACCGGCGTGACCGCCGTGATCGTGCGGGGCGATCGGGTCCTGCTCGGTCGCCGCGTCGACAACGGCGCCCTCACCCCCATCACCGGGATCGTGGACCCGCACGAGGAGCCGGCGGATGCGGCGCGCCGCGAGGCTCTCGAAGAGGCCGCGGTCACCATCCGGGTGGACCGCCTGGCGTGGGTGCACCAGATCCCGCGGGTGACCTACGAGAACGGCGACCGGACCGACTACCTCGACCTCACGTTCCGCTGCACCTGGCTCTCCGGCGACCCCTACCCCGCGGACGGGGAGATGACGGAGGTCGGCTGGTTCCCCTTCGACGACCTCGGCGAGGTGGATGCGGATATGCGCGAGCGGATCGCGATGGCCCTGCAGGACGGGCCCTCGCGTTTCGAGGGCGGACGCTGA
- a CDS encoding GNAT family N-acetyltransferase, which produces MTITVRPATSFEDIRTMVGPRRPDANVCWCLSYRLPSGENRALTGTARGERVRDLLAGGAPGVLAYDGADVVGWAAVHRRADTSFARNRRIPRLDDRDVWSAWCIRVRPGHRGQGISHRLLDGAVEFARAEGAPAIEGYPVDNRGAKVDLTMAYVGTKALFEQAGFRQAARTDSVLNGFPRVLMRLDLG; this is translated from the coding sequence ATGACGATCACGGTGCGCCCTGCCACATCGTTCGAGGACATCCGCACGATGGTGGGACCACGGCGTCCCGACGCGAACGTGTGCTGGTGCCTGAGCTATCGGCTGCCGAGCGGTGAGAACCGCGCGCTGACCGGCACGGCCCGCGGCGAGCGGGTGCGGGATCTGCTGGCCGGGGGAGCGCCCGGCGTCCTGGCCTACGACGGCGCGGATGTGGTCGGCTGGGCGGCCGTGCACCGCCGGGCCGACACGTCGTTCGCACGCAACCGGAGGATCCCACGACTCGACGACCGGGATGTCTGGAGCGCGTGGTGCATCCGCGTGCGCCCCGGTCATCGCGGTCAGGGGATCTCCCATCGGCTGCTGGACGGGGCAGTCGAGTTCGCGCGCGCCGAGGGGGCGCCGGCGATCGAGGGCTATCCGGTCGACAACCGCGGCGCGAAGGTCGATCTGACCATGGCGTACGTGGGGACGAAGGCCCTGTTCGAGCAGGCCGGCTTCCGCCAGGCGGCCCGCACGGACTCGGTGCTGAACGGGTTCCCCCGGGTACTGATGCGCCTGGACCTGGGCTGA
- a CDS encoding RluA family pseudouridine synthase, producing the protein METRSLPVPDGLDGVRVDAALAKMLGFSRTFAADIADAGGVTLDGREIGRSDRLRAGGWLSVEWTPKREPEIVPLAVPDLGIAYDDDDIVVVDKPAGVAAHPSLGWEGPTVLGALAAAGFRIATTGAAERQGVVHRLDVGTSGLMVVAKSETAYTALKRAFKEREVEKIYHTVVQGHPDPLAGTIDAPIGRHPSHSWKFAVRPEGKDSVTHYETLEAFPGASLLEVHLETGRTHQIRVHMAAHRHPCVGDPLYGSDPTLSARLGLTRQWLHAHELSFTHPGTGEWVTFTSPYPADLAHALAVLRGE; encoded by the coding sequence ATGGAGACGCGTTCGCTGCCCGTCCCGGACGGGCTCGACGGTGTCCGTGTCGACGCCGCCCTGGCCAAGATGCTCGGCTTCTCGCGCACATTCGCGGCGGATATCGCCGATGCGGGCGGCGTGACGCTCGACGGCCGGGAGATCGGCAGATCCGACCGCCTGCGCGCCGGTGGCTGGCTCTCCGTGGAGTGGACGCCCAAGCGGGAGCCCGAGATCGTTCCGCTCGCGGTGCCCGATCTCGGCATCGCGTACGACGACGACGACATCGTCGTGGTGGACAAGCCTGCCGGCGTGGCGGCGCATCCGTCGCTCGGCTGGGAGGGGCCCACGGTGCTCGGCGCGCTGGCCGCCGCCGGGTTCCGGATCGCCACGACGGGCGCCGCGGAGCGGCAGGGCGTCGTCCACCGGCTCGACGTCGGAACCAGCGGGCTCATGGTCGTCGCGAAGAGCGAGACGGCGTACACGGCGCTCAAGCGCGCGTTCAAGGAACGTGAGGTGGAGAAGATCTACCACACGGTGGTGCAGGGGCATCCGGATCCGCTCGCCGGTACGATCGACGCCCCCATCGGCCGGCATCCCTCGCACTCGTGGAAGTTCGCCGTCCGCCCCGAGGGCAAGGACTCGGTCACCCATTACGAGACGCTCGAGGCGTTCCCCGGTGCGTCGTTGCTCGAGGTGCATCTGGAGACCGGGCGCACACACCAGATCCGCGTGCACATGGCCGCGCACCGGCATCCGTGCGTCGGCGACCCGCTGTACGGCAGCGACCCCACGCTTTCGGCACGGCTGGGTCTCACCCGGCAGTGGCTGCACGCCCACGAACTGTCCTTCACTCACCCGGGAACGGGGGAGTGGGTGACCTTCACGTCGCCGTATCCTGCCGACCTCGCCCACGCGCTGGCGGTTCTCCGCGGGGAGTGA
- a CDS encoding signal peptidase II: MTARPPLRAAAAGIIIASLAVLVLAADQFTKFLAIALLPSEQPVQILGDALVFYLIRNPGAAFSLGEGVTWVFTIALAAVAIAIIVISRRVHSRAWAILLGLLLGGVLGNLTDRLFREPGFPVGHVVDFISTPWMMPAIYNVADIFIVTMMIGVALLVLIGLRFDGTRERAAETPVTADGEATPVGTGTDRDAAFPVGNPDVGAPPTASDADESRRD; this comes from the coding sequence TTGACGGCTCGACCACCATTGCGTGCGGCGGCGGCCGGCATCATCATCGCCTCTCTGGCGGTGCTGGTGCTGGCCGCCGACCAGTTCACCAAGTTCCTCGCCATCGCCCTGCTCCCCTCCGAGCAGCCGGTGCAGATCCTCGGTGACGCGCTCGTCTTCTATCTGATCCGCAACCCCGGGGCCGCGTTCTCGCTCGGCGAGGGAGTGACCTGGGTCTTCACGATCGCCCTGGCGGCGGTCGCCATCGCGATCATCGTGATCTCGCGCCGGGTGCACTCGCGGGCTTGGGCGATCCTGCTCGGCCTGCTGCTGGGCGGCGTCCTCGGGAACCTCACCGATCGGCTCTTCCGGGAACCCGGTTTCCCGGTCGGGCATGTGGTCGATTTCATCTCCACGCCGTGGATGATGCCGGCGATCTACAACGTCGCCGACATCTTCATCGTCACCATGATGATCGGCGTGGCACTCCTGGTGCTCATCGGTCTCCGGTTCGACGGCACCCGCGAACGTGCGGCGGAGACGCCCGTGACGGCGGATGGCGAGGCCACCCCGGTCGGGACCGGCACCGACCGCGACGCCGCGTTCCCGGTCGGGAACCCCGACGTCGGTGCTCCTCCGACGGCATCCGATGCCGACGAATCGCGTCGGGACTGA
- a CDS encoding DivIVA domain-containing protein, with translation MALTPDDVVTKQFQHVRFKEGFDPDEVDDFLDEIVVEWRKTIAENEELKAKLAAYESGEAAPAAAAPAEEKAPEREEAVVEEAVVVETPAPAAENGAAATAGIIELAQRLHDEHVAEGKAQRDALIADAQAQATAIVSEAEAKGRAEMERLEKERTVLESRITELRQFERDYRSQLRSFIEGKLRDLETSSTGTGNTPVSAIGL, from the coding sequence ATGGCATTGACACCGGATGACGTCGTCACCAAGCAGTTTCAGCACGTACGTTTCAAGGAGGGGTTCGACCCCGACGAGGTCGATGACTTCCTCGATGAGATCGTCGTCGAGTGGCGCAAGACGATCGCCGAGAACGAAGAGCTGAAGGCGAAGCTCGCCGCCTACGAGTCGGGCGAAGCCGCCCCGGCTGCGGCGGCTCCCGCCGAAGAGAAGGCTCCCGAGCGCGAAGAAGCCGTCGTCGAGGAGGCTGTGGTCGTCGAGACGCCCGCGCCGGCCGCCGAGAACGGTGCGGCCGCGACCGCGGGCATCATCGAGCTGGCCCAGCGCCTGCACGACGAGCACGTCGCCGAGGGTAAGGCGCAGCGCGACGCGCTCATCGCCGACGCCCAGGCGCAGGCCACGGCCATCGTGTCCGAGGCCGAGGCCAAGGGCCGTGCCGAGATGGAGCGCCTCGAGAAGGAGCGCACCGTCCTCGAGAGCCGCATCACCGAGCTCCGCCAGTTCGAGCGCGACTACCGCTCGCAGCTGCGCAGCTTCATCGAGGGCAAGCTCCGCGACCTCGAGACGTCGTCCACCGGCACCGGCAACACCCCGGTCTCGGCCATCGGCCTCTAG
- a CDS encoding YggT family protein, giving the protein MEIVRLLASIANTLLLIYVLVLLARLILEYIPIFNREWRPKGAGLVAAELVYTVTDPPIKLLRRFIPPLRIGPIAIDFAFALTMLLCFILLSVTRSLAG; this is encoded by the coding sequence GTGGAGATCGTCCGCCTCCTCGCCTCGATCGCGAACACCCTGCTGCTGATCTACGTCCTGGTGCTGCTGGCACGGTTGATCCTGGAGTACATTCCGATCTTCAACCGTGAGTGGCGCCCCAAGGGCGCGGGTCTCGTCGCTGCCGAGCTCGTCTACACGGTCACCGACCCGCCGATCAAGCTGCTGCGCCGTTTCATCCCTCCCCTCCGCATCGGACCGATCGCGATCGATTTCGCTTTCGCGCTCACGATGCTGCTCTGCTTCATCCTGCTGTCGGTGACTCGCTCCCTCGCGGGGTGA
- a CDS encoding cell division protein SepF, which produces MSNPLKKTMVYLGLADEEEVYEEEAPTRATRKSEQQQQAVEKVAAPVTPLHRPAVVRQPAVGAVTEILTVHPKQYRDAQIIAENFREGIPVIINLSQMSDADARRLIDFASGLSLGLYGRIERVTSKVFLLSPENVAVSGDGAVAQADPEAAPFTQP; this is translated from the coding sequence ATGTCGAACCCGCTGAAGAAGACCATGGTGTACCTGGGCCTCGCCGACGAGGAAGAGGTGTACGAGGAGGAAGCGCCCACCCGCGCGACCCGCAAGAGCGAGCAGCAGCAGCAGGCCGTGGAGAAGGTCGCCGCGCCCGTGACGCCGCTGCACCGTCCCGCCGTGGTGCGCCAGCCTGCCGTCGGCGCCGTGACGGAGATCCTGACGGTCCACCCCAAGCAGTACCGCGACGCGCAGATCATCGCGGAGAACTTCCGCGAGGGCATCCCCGTCATCATCAACCTCTCGCAGATGAGCGACGCCGACGCGCGCCGGCTCATCGACTTCGCGAGCGGCCTGTCGCTGGGGCTGTACGGCCGCATCGAACGGGTCACCAGCAAGGTCTTCCTGCTTTCCCCCGAGAACGTCGCGGTGTCCGGCGACGGAGCGGTCGCCCAGGCCGATCCTGAGGCTGCACCGTTCACGCAGCCGTAG
- a CDS encoding YggS family pyridoxal phosphate-dependent enzyme, whose amino-acid sequence MQDQLARRLAEIDDRIAAAARDAGRDPAELTRIVVTKFHPASLVEELYALGVRDVGENRQQEMTAKTAETAALVDLRWHFIGQAQTNKARAVRAAASVVHTVDRARLADALDRAAEPGQDVLDVLVQVNMTDDPERGGVAPDGLVALAEHVSGCSTLKLRGLMAVAPLDEEPARAFARLHGYAERVRAVAPEARWISAGMTGDFTEAIQAGATHLRIGSAITGPRPLRG is encoded by the coding sequence GTGCAGGACCAGCTCGCCCGGCGACTCGCCGAGATCGACGACCGGATCGCCGCAGCCGCGCGCGATGCCGGACGGGACCCGGCGGAGCTGACGCGCATCGTCGTCACGAAGTTCCACCCGGCGTCCCTGGTGGAGGAGCTGTATGCGCTGGGCGTGCGCGACGTCGGCGAGAACCGGCAGCAGGAGATGACGGCGAAGACGGCGGAGACCGCCGCGCTCGTCGATCTGCGCTGGCACTTCATCGGCCAGGCACAGACGAACAAGGCCCGCGCCGTGCGCGCTGCGGCATCCGTCGTCCACACGGTCGACCGGGCACGCCTCGCGGACGCGCTCGACCGCGCCGCGGAGCCCGGGCAGGACGTGCTCGACGTGCTCGTCCAGGTCAACATGACCGACGACCCCGAGCGCGGCGGCGTCGCCCCCGATGGGCTCGTCGCCCTCGCCGAGCACGTCAGCGGATGCTCGACGCTGAAGCTGCGCGGATTGATGGCCGTCGCGCCGCTCGACGAGGAACCCGCGCGGGCCTTCGCGCGCCTCCACGGATACGCCGAACGAGTGCGCGCCGTAGCCCCCGAGGCGCGCTGGATCTCTGCCGGGATGACGGGGGATTTCACCGAGGCGATCCAGGCGGGTGCGACACACCTGCGGATCGGCTCGGCAATAACGGGCCCGCGCCCTCTGCGCGGATAG
- the ftsZ gene encoding cell division protein FtsZ, producing MSQNQNYLAVIKVVGVGGGGVNAVNRMIELGLRGVEFIAVNTDAQALLMSDADVKLDVGRELTRGLGAGADPEVGRRAAEDHAEEIEEALAGADMVFVTAGEGGGTGTGGAPVVARIAKSIGALTIGVVTKPFSFEGRRRQSQAEAGVTKLKEEVDTLIVVPNDRLLEISDRGISMIEAFATADQVLLAGVQGITDLITTPGLINLDFADVKSVMQGAGSALMGIGSARGADRAIKAAELAVESPLLEASIEGAHGVLLSIQGGSNLGIFEINDAAQLVKEAAHPEANIIFGTVIDDTLGDEVRVTVIAAGFDSGEPSPRLEPVLAARPAVNPLTSPAPVVPVAERPAPPVPVEEPVAVPVSVGATEPSSYDSAFGDDDLDIPDFLK from the coding sequence ATGAGCCAGAACCAGAACTACCTTGCAGTGATCAAGGTCGTCGGAGTGGGCGGTGGCGGTGTCAACGCCGTCAACCGCATGATCGAGCTCGGGCTGCGCGGGGTGGAGTTCATCGCGGTGAACACCGACGCGCAGGCGCTGCTCATGAGCGACGCCGACGTCAAACTCGACGTGGGCCGCGAGCTCACCCGCGGGCTCGGCGCAGGTGCCGATCCCGAGGTCGGGCGACGCGCTGCCGAGGACCACGCGGAGGAGATCGAGGAGGCGCTCGCGGGCGCCGACATGGTCTTCGTGACCGCCGGAGAGGGTGGCGGGACGGGGACCGGTGGTGCGCCGGTCGTCGCGCGCATCGCCAAGTCCATCGGCGCCCTCACGATCGGTGTGGTCACCAAGCCCTTCTCCTTCGAGGGGCGCCGTCGGCAGAGCCAGGCCGAAGCCGGCGTGACGAAGCTGAAGGAAGAAGTCGACACGCTGATCGTCGTGCCGAACGACCGGCTGCTGGAGATCAGCGACCGCGGCATCTCGATGATCGAGGCGTTCGCGACGGCCGACCAGGTGCTGCTCGCCGGTGTGCAGGGCATCACCGACCTCATCACGACCCCCGGCCTGATCAACCTCGACTTCGCGGATGTGAAGTCCGTCATGCAGGGCGCCGGCTCGGCGCTCATGGGCATCGGCTCCGCGCGCGGAGCCGACCGGGCCATCAAGGCCGCGGAGCTCGCCGTCGAATCGCCCCTGCTGGAAGCGTCGATCGAAGGCGCGCACGGCGTGCTGCTGTCGATCCAGGGCGGATCGAACCTCGGCATCTTCGAGATCAACGACGCCGCACAGCTGGTGAAGGAGGCCGCGCACCCGGAGGCCAACATCATCTTCGGAACCGTGATCGACGACACGCTGGGCGACGAGGTGCGGGTGACCGTCATCGCCGCCGGCTTCGACAGCGGCGAGCCGAGCCCCCGTCTGGAGCCGGTGCTCGCTGCCCGTCCCGCGGTCAACCCGCTCACGAGCCCCGCGCCGGTCGTGCCCGTGGCGGAGCGGCCCGCGCCCCCCGTCCCGGTCGAGGAGCCGGTGGCCGTGCCGGTCTCGGTCGGCGCGACGGAGCCGTCGTCCTACGACTCGGCCTTCGGCGACGACGACCTCGACATCCCGGACTTCCTCAAGTAG
- a CDS encoding FtsQ-type POTRA domain-containing protein, whose amino-acid sequence MRRPSPLPTPAGASSSRGRDEPIRPRRDDTHDAPSAAPSPEGAEPDPQDQDAQETAPIVPLLLPLPVRPVTPDEAAPVADPKRPDDAAATADPAAETGPVRMRDVWRAGRARRRALRAEVRRFTVRQRRRRMVWLGVAVSLVLLTVATVGAAYSPLFAVQRIQVVGNQQLGADEVAAALEGQVGTPLAAIDESAVKAALVQFPLVESYTLEARPPHDLIVRIVERTPIGVLSSASGYTLVDAAGVALATTPDAPEGHPLLDVTGGTGSRAFEAAGTVMRALPPGLRGQVTAVTASTADDVTLTMGATNTRVVWGSAEESSLKALLLEKIMVTRPPDGVAVYDVSSSEAVVVR is encoded by the coding sequence ATGCGTCGCCCCTCGCCGCTGCCGACTCCCGCGGGGGCGTCGTCCTCGCGCGGCCGCGACGAGCCCATCCGGCCGCGCCGGGACGACACGCACGACGCGCCGTCGGCGGCCCCGTCGCCCGAGGGTGCGGAGCCGGACCCGCAGGACCAGGACGCGCAGGAGACGGCGCCGATCGTGCCGCTCCTCCTCCCGCTCCCGGTCCGTCCGGTGACCCCCGACGAGGCGGCGCCGGTGGCGGACCCGAAGCGCCCGGACGACGCTGCCGCGACGGCCGACCCCGCGGCGGAGACGGGACCGGTCCGGATGCGGGACGTCTGGCGCGCCGGGCGGGCACGACGCCGCGCGCTGCGCGCCGAGGTCCGCCGGTTCACCGTGCGTCAGCGGCGCCGGCGGATGGTGTGGCTGGGTGTCGCGGTGTCCCTGGTGCTCCTGACGGTCGCGACGGTCGGCGCGGCCTACAGCCCGCTGTTCGCCGTGCAGCGGATCCAGGTGGTGGGCAATCAGCAGCTCGGCGCGGATGAGGTGGCGGCGGCCCTCGAGGGGCAGGTCGGCACGCCGCTCGCCGCGATCGACGAGTCCGCCGTCAAGGCGGCGCTCGTGCAGTTCCCGCTGGTCGAGTCCTACACGCTGGAAGCGCGGCCGCCGCACGACCTGATCGTCCGGATCGTGGAGCGCACGCCCATCGGCGTGCTGTCGTCCGCATCCGGGTACACGCTCGTGGATGCGGCCGGCGTCGCCCTCGCGACCACCCCCGATGCCCCCGAGGGTCACCCCCTCCTGGACGTCACGGGCGGCACGGGCTCGCGCGCCTTCGAAGCGGCGGGGACCGTGATGCGCGCGCTGCCGCCGGGGTTGCGCGGCCAGGTGACCGCCGTCACCGCATCGACGGCCGACGATGTGACGCTCACCATGGGCGCGACGAACACGCGGGTGGTGTGGGGGAGCGCGGAGGAGTCGTCGCTCAAGGCCCTGCTCCTGGAGAAGATCATGGTCACGCGGCCGCCGGACGGTGTCGCGGTGTACGACGTGTCCTCGTCCGAGGCGGTCGTCGTCCGCTGA